In Leptolyngbya sp. O-77, the genomic window CTGCGGCCGGCATCGAGGTGCTGCGAAACCAGATTGCCTATCCACTGGGCGAGATGTTTCCGGTAGTAGGGCTGGCGGATTTTTGGTCGAAGGCATTTTCGCCCAAAGTGCTGGAGGCGCTGCCGCCCGACACGCCGCGCCTGGTGCTGTCGCATAATCCCGACAGCGCGGCAGAGTTGGCAAACCATCGCGTCGATTTGCAGCTTTCGGGCCACACCCACGGCGGACAGATTGTGCTTCCCGGCGTGCGATCGCCCCAGCGTCTCTATTTCAGCTTTTGCGCCAGGCTACCCCGTTCTATCCGCCGTCGGCTGCCCTTTGGCAAAAAAGAGTGCGCCCGTGTCGTCCGCCACTGGGACTGGGCGCAAGGACTGCACCAGGTGGGTAGCAATCAGCTTTATGTGAATCGCGGACTGGGCACGTATTTACCCGGTCGCTTTCTCTGCCCGCCGGAGGTGACGCTGCTCACGCTCCGCACAGCTTGAGGAATGCTGAATCGAAGCAATCTGGAATCAAAACAAAACAACCAAAAAGCAAAGTGCTGCTCACGAAGGGCAACAGATCAGAGCAAGCTCCAAGATTAGTTACCACACGCCAAGCAGCACCCTGGGCGATCGCCTTAATGATGAAAACTGACACGTCAGCGAGATTACAGTCCCAAATCTGCAAGAATGTCTGTTGCGTGGGTTTCGGTCTTCACCGAGTCATAGACCTTGGCAATCTTGCCGTCACCGTCGATCACATAGGTCACGCGCTTAGAATAGCCGCCGCCATCTACGTCGTAGGCGCTGGTTAAGATGCCGTCCACATCTGCCAGCAGCGGGAAGGGCAGGTTGAACTTCTGCGTGAAGGCCTGATGCGAGGCTTCGTCGTCGCGGCTGACCCCGAATACCACGATGTCTTTGTCCTGATAGGCACTATAGGAATCGCGAAAGCTGCACGCCTCCTTGGTGCAGCCGGGGGTGTCGTCCTTGGGGTAGAAATACAGCACGACGGTCTTGCCTGCATAGTCCGCCAGGGAAACCGTGTTGCCGTTCGTATCTTTGACCGTGAAGCCGGGGGCGTGAGCGCCAACAGAAAGAGCCATATGAAAAATCCCTTAAGTGTACACTCCGTCACAGATTGTAAGGGAAAGGTGGCTCCGGGAATTGACCTATCCAAAAATGCCGCCAAAAAACTCGATTGCTTCTTCTAGTGCGGCGATGAAGGTGTCAATTTCTTCCTTCGTGTTGTAGAAATAGAGGCTAGCGCGGGCGGTGGATTGCGCCTTCACTTCGCGGTGCAGCGGGTTTGGGGTGCAGTGGTGCCAGCGCGGATAGCGATGCCCGCCTGGTCGAGAATGGTGGATAAGTCGTGGGGATGCACTGCGCCGGTGGTGAAGGCGGCTAGGGCGGCGCGACCTTCGCCCTGGACATCGGGCTTGGGTCCGTAGGTTCGCACTTCGGGCAGTTCTGCCAGCCGCTGGAACAGGTAGGCGGTGAGGTCGGCTTCGTAGGCGTGAATTTTGTCCATGCCGATGCCGCTCAGGTAATCGACGGCCGCACCGAGGGCGATCGCCTCTGCAATGGCCGGGGTTCCTGCTTCAAACTTGTGGGGAATGTCGGCGTAGGTGGCGTGGTCAAGGAACACATCGGCAATCATTTCGCCCCCGCCCAAAAATGGCGGCATGGCCCGCAGCACTTCTTTTTTGCCATAGAGGAAGCCGATACCCGTCGGCGCACACATTTTGTGACCCGATGCCACCAGCCAGTCGCAGTCCATCGCCTGCACGTCGATCGGCATGTGGGGCACGCTCTGGCAGGCATCGATCAGCACTTTTGCGCCAACCTTGTGCGCTGCCGCTGCGATTTCCGTTACCGGGTTAATGCAGCCCAGCGTGTTGGACACATGCACCACCGACACCAGCTTGGTTTTATCCGACAGCAGCGATTGGTAATGCTCGAAGTCAAACTCTTCCGTCTTCGTCAGCCGCACAAACTTCAGCACTGCCCCGGTCTTTTGCGCCACCAACTGCCAGGGAATCAGGTTGCTGTGGTGTTCCATCACCGTCAGGATGATTTCGTCCCCCGGTTGCAGCGTGTTCATGCCCCAAGCATAGGCGACGAGGTTAATCGCTTCGCTGGCATTGCGCGTGTAGATGATTTCTTCGCGCTGTGCCGCATTCACAAACCGCTGCACCTTATCCCGCGCCCCCTCATAGGCATCGGTGGCCAGCCCGCTGAGGGTATGCACGCCGCGATGCACGTTGGAGTTATAGCGCTTGTAATAGTCCTCCAGCGCATTCAGCACCGCCAGCGGCTTTTGGGACGTGGCGGCGTTATCAAAGTAAACCAGCGGCTTCCCGTGAATGTCCTGGTGCAGGATGGGGAAGTCAGCGCGGACTTTGGTGGCGAGGGTGCGTTCTTGGGCGAGGGTCATGGCAGGGGTTTGGAACTAAGGGTCTGGAACTAGGAGTTTGGGCGAAGGAGGGATGAGGAGGCAAGCGATTCCCGCAGGGAGGCGATGGGAATCTTCTCCAAAATTTCGTAGGCGAAGGCGTAAATTAGCAAACTCTGGGCACTAGTGGCATCGATACCTCGGCTTTGCAAGTAAAATACTTCGTCAGCCTCAAGCTGGCTAACGGTTGCGCCGTGGGTGCATTTCACGTTGTCGGCGACGATTTCGAGCTGGGGCTTGGTGTCGATCCGCGCTTTGGACGACAGCAGCAGGTTGCGGTTCAGTTGTCCGGCATCGGTAAGCTGCGCGGCTTGCGGCACGAATACCTTACCGTTGAAAATGACATGAGCGCGATCGCCCGCAATATTTTTCTGCAACTGGCGCGTGACGCAGTGGGGCCGACTGAGGGCGATCGCGCTGTGCAGGTCGCTTTCCTGGTCGCCTGTGGCCACGGTCAGCCCGTTCAGCGTCACCTCAGCCTGTTCGCCCGTGGGATGTACCTCCAGGTGATGACGCGACAGGGAAGCACCCAGGCTAACAGCATTGCAGGTGTAGCGGGCGCTGCGCTCAAGGGAAACAGCAGTTTTGCCTATGTGGACGGCGGCTCGGCTATCGCGCTGGAGGCGGGTGTGGTTCACTGAAGCGTTTTCACCCACCCAGACTTCGGTGACAGGATTGACAAAGTAAGATCCCTCGCTCAGGGCCAGATAATCTTCTAGCAGCGTAATCGAGCTATTCGCCTCGGCAAGCACCAACACACGAGGCTGGCTGAAGGTCGGCGTGTCTGCTGCCGTAGACACGAACAGCAACCGAATGGGTTCTGCGGCTTCCACGTTTTTGGGTACAAACACAACCGCGACATCGCTCAAGCCAGCAGTGTTTAGCGTGGTAAATAGCTCCTCAGCATTGGGCTGCTGCGCCAAGTAAGGCTGGAGTCGCTCAGTCCAGGCAGCATCCAGTCCTGCCAGACTGGACACCGTTACGCCCGACGGCACATCCCCCAAGGCTGACAAGTTCTCAGAATACGCGCCGTTGATAAAGACCAAGCGACGGCTAGCGGTTTCTGGCATGAAAAACGCTTCCAGGTCATCCAGCCGCATGGTAGGCTCGGCCTCAGCGACCGCTAGCTTCAGATTCAGCAGCGCCGACAAGTCGTTGAATCGCCATTCCTCATCGCGGCTGGTCGGAAACACCCGCCCCTGAAGCTGGCTCAGAGCGCGATCGCGCAGTGGCTCCAGGGCTGCAACTTGCGAAGGAATCGCCCGCGCCAACTGCCGCAAGTGCTGAAGAAACTCCGCCCGCTGAGCAGCGGCTGGCGATATGGGTGTATTCACCTCTGGGGAAACTTGGACTGTCATCGTGCGATCGCCCCCTATGCCTTCACCGTCGAGTCTTCCAGCACCCACTCATAGCCGCGCTCCTCTAGCTCCAGCGCCAGTTCCTTGGTGCCGGTGCGGATAATTCGACCATTCGCCATCACATGCACATAGTCGGGCACGATGTAGTTCAGCAGGCGTTGATAGTGCGTGATCACCAGCATGGCGTTCTCAGCGTTCGCAAGCTGGTTTACGCCATCCGCCACCACCTTCAGCGCGTCAATGTCCAGTCCCGAATCCGTTTCGTCCAAAATCGCCAGCTTCGGCTCTAGCAGCGCCATTTGCAGAATCTCGTTGCGCTTCTTCTCGCCGCCCGAAAAGCCCTCGTTCACACTGCGGCTGAGAAAAGATGCATCCATCTTTACCACGTCCAGCTTTTCGCGCACCAGCTCATCGAAATCAAAGGCATCCAGTTCTTCTAGCCCCTGGTGCTTGCGCTTGGCGTTGTAGGCGACGCGCAAAAAGTCCAGATTGCTAACACCGGGAATCTCCAGCGGATACTGAAAAGCGAGGAAAATACCAGAGCGCGATCGCGCTTCGGGTTCCATCTCTAGCAAATTCTGCCCCAGGTAAATCACCTCGCCACCCGTTACTTCATAGTCCGGATGTCCAGCAATCACCTTAGAAAAGGTGCTTTTTCCAGAGCCATTCAGCCCCATAATGGCGTGAATTTCGCCCGCCCGAATTTCCAAATCCACACCCTTCAGGATCTCCGTGCTGTCCACCTCAGCCCTGAGATCCTTCACCGATAAAATCACCTCGTTGCTGCCTTCTCGAATCACCGTCTCACCTCGTTACACCGTTAATGTCTGTTCATCTCAAGAATTTCTAACAGTCCCGGATCTTCTTCAAAATGCGAAGCACCTCGTACAGATCATTTCCTGGATTGCGAACTGCAAAATATCGAGAAGTCGCGTATACAGGAAAGTCCTGGCTCATGAGCTTAATAAACAGAAAGTTCTCACCGTTTGTAACCAAACCGTAGCCTGGGCGATCGCTATCTGGTCTGCCCAATAAGGGTCTGCCCAATAAGTAAGAGAGTAACTGCGCCAGACCAGATTCAATTGAAAGCGCCGCGCGTTTCGATTCAATTACCAACAGCCACAGCTTCTCCTTTAACACCAGAATATCCAATGTGCCCGTAACAACAACGCCCTCATTTTCTTCGATTACTTCAATGACTTTTTCGGTTTTCACTTGATAAGGCGACAAGTAAAAATCTGCTAGCAGCAGCAAAGGAGAAACCATCACCAACTGAATAGGCTTTTCCAAAACAGGCGGATCAGTGACTAGGTTGAGATAGGCAGACTTTACCTTGTCTAGAATTTTTTGTTCCTCTGGCGAAATCTCTGGCAAATCGGTCTGCCATTCTGGAAAAAAAGACGCATCTTCGACATATCGCAAGTGGAACTTGTCGCTCAAGTCGCGGAGCGTAATAGCGTTGGCAGATAAAACTTGCACCATAAAATCGTGAGGCATTCCTCTAGCCGACGCTGCCTTCGAGCTTCAGCGCCAGGAGGCGATCGGCTTCCACCGCAAATTCCATCGGCAGTTGGTTAAACACATCCTTGCAAAAGCCGCTAATCATCATCGAGATTGCGTCCTCAACCGAGATGCCACGCTGCTGCAAGTAAAAAACAACTGTCTTCACCAATCTTGGACGTAGACGCTTCATGTTCCACCCGTGCTGTGTTGTTTTGCACCTGGATGTAGGGAAATGTATTTGCGCCTGCGGTGTCGCCAATCAGCATCGAGTCGCACTGGGAATAGTTGCGTGCGCCGTCTGCCTTGGGGCCAATTTTCACCAGCCCGCGATAGCTATTTTTCGACTTCCCTGCGGAAATGCCCTTGGAGATAATCGTGCTGCGGGTGTTTTTGCCAACATGCACCATCTTCGTACCCGTGTCGGCTTGCTGCATGTTGTTAGTCAGCGCGACGGAATAGAATTCGCCCACGGAGTTGTCGCCCACCAGCACGCAGCTCGGATACTTCCAAGTAATGGCAGACCCCGTTTCGACCTGCGTCCAGGAGATTTTGGAATTCACACCCTGACACAAGCCACGCTTCGTCACAAAGTTATAAATGCCGCCCTTGCCGTTTTCATCGCCCGCGTACCAGTTTTGCACGGTAGAGTACTTGATTTCGGCATTGTCCAGCGCCACCAACTCTACCACTGCGGCATGGAGCTGGTTCGTGTCAAACATCGGCGCAGTGCAACCTTCTAGATAGCTGACGTGACTGCCTTCTTCCGCGATGATCAGCGTCCGCTCAAACTGTCCCGAATCGCCGTTGTTGATGCGGAAGTAGGTGGAAAGCTCCATCGGGCAGCGAACGCCCTTGGGAATGTAGACGAACGATCCATCGGAAAACACAGCGGAATTCAGCGCTGCAAAGTAATTGTCTGCAACTGGAACGACACTACCCAGGTATTTCTGAATCAGATCTGGATACTCACGCATTGCTTCCGAGATCGAGCAGAAGATAACCCCCTCCTTCGCCAGTTTTTCGCGGAAGGTCGTGGCGACCGAAACGCTGTCGAAGATGGCATCCACCGCCACGTTGGACAGCCGCTTTTGCTCCGAAAGTGGAATGCCCAGCTTTTCAAAGGTTTCCAGCAAGGTTGGATCAACGTCTTCCAGGCTGTTGAGTTTTTTTGCCTGCTTGGGCGCGGAATAGTAGACGATGCTCTGATAGTCGATCGGCGGATATCCCACCGCAGCCCAGTTGGGTTCCTCCATTTTGAGCCACTGGCGATACGCCTTCAGACGAAACTCCAGCATGAATTCTGGCTCGTTCTTTTTAGCAGAGATGAGCCGCACCACGTCTTCGCTTAGCCCACGCGGAATCGTGTCGGACTCAATCTCGGTGACAAAGCCGTATTTGTAGGGCTGATTTACGAGAGATTTGACAGAGGTAGACATTTTGAGGGTTAAGGGATTGGGTGTTTGGAATTGAGGACTAGGCGCGAAGGGAAGGAATTGGGCACTCAGATTCAGCTTGGATCAGATTCAGCTTGGAGGAGAGAACCAGTTGGAATAGGGAACCGCATAAGCCAAATGCATCTGTGATGAAATGCTTCTGCAATGGCTGCTCCCGTTCCCTAGACTCGACCTCTAGTACTGGCTTGTAACTCCGCGGATTTCGTCGAGGCTGATTTCCTGCTTGTCGCCTGCAAAGTCGTTGTCGGGGGTGAGAAAAAGCATACAGTGACATTCTTTGCGTTCGCGCATGGGGACGCAGGGGCAGTTCCAATAGGCTGCGGCCGCTTCGGCTTCTTTATCTTCGTAGTGGCGGCAGGGGCAGAGGGGCGCACCCAGGTCGTCTTTGTGCTTGGCGAGGCCTTCGATGACCACTGCCGTAACGCCTGGATCAACGCAAAAGTAGGTGCCAGTGCGCTTTGCGTAGCTTTCTGCGAAGCTCCGCATCAGTTCCAGGTTCTTTTCAGAAGCTTGAGTTGTTTTTTCCATGAGTAGGGCGACAGCGCGAACGATTCATGCCTATAATTAAAACAACTTGAGAGTTGCTTTAGTTCTATTGTAAAGGTACTTTAGCAACACTTCAGTTGTCAAAGTTAATTGTAAGGCGTTTTGGCGCTTTTGAGGGACGATGACCGCAACTCAGCAACCGTCCACCAAGCAAGACATTCTGCATTACCTCGCTAAGCAGGGGCAGGTGAGCGCTCAGGCTTTGGCAGAGCACTTTGGAATTAGTCCTCAAGCGATACGCCGTCATCTAAAAGATCTGACGGATGAGGGGCTGGTAGAACACGAGGCAATGCAAGTGGGGATGGGTCGCCCCAACTATCTGTACAGATTGAGTCGAGAGGGGCGCGATCGCCTGCCTGAGCGCTACGACGAGTTTGCCGTTTCGCTGCTGACTACCTTGGCGGAAACCGTCGGCCCTGACCAGATGGGGTCGATTCTTCGCAAGCAGTGGGAACAGAAAGCGCTGGAATATCGCAAGCAGGTCGGCAGCGGCACGCTGCAAGAGCGGGTGATGCGGCTGGTTGATCTGCGAAAAGCTGAGGGGCTATATGGGCCGAGTGGCATTTTGTGGAACCTGAAGGCGAGGAGACAGAACCGCAGTTCATTATTACGGAATATAACTGCGCTATTTCGCATATTGCCGAGTCATTTCCTAGTGTCTGTGGGCACGAACTGGAAATGTTTGAGATGGCGTTGGGGGATTGTCGAGTGCAGCGGACCCACTGGCTAGCCAATGGAGAACATCGCTGCGGCTACTTGATTCAAGCGCAGTAATGAGCGCAGAAATGTAGGGGGTTCCCGATGCAGTTATGGGGTTCATTGGGCGATCGCCCGAGGGGTCTTGCTTCTGTCTGAGCTTCTCAGCACAAGTTTTTACGACTGTTGCAGGGTTGTTAAACCTGACGCTTTGCGTGAAGAGTTGGGGCATAATGAACAAAACTCTTCCCAGGCAAAATCTTAGTCGCTTTCGATTTTGTCCAGATCTGTTCTAGCTAACCGTCCCCACTCTTTCAACAACTCACCTTACTCATGACGCACTTTCGCTCGCTCAATGCCTCCCTGCTCCTGTCTGTGGCTTCTCTCCTAATCGGGCTGGGGACACCAGCCTACGCCCAAAGCGCCACTCAACAAGGCAGGACGATGTATAACCCCATTCCTCTGCCTTCCAGCAATGAGGTAACGGATACCCTCTCGGACAAGGATATTCCGACTGGATTTGGGGGCTTTGCCCGCGATTACGTCGTAACTTTTCAAAAGGGCGACCAAGTGGTGATGGATCTGCTCTCCGACGAGTTCGACACCATCATTACGCTGATTGCGCCTGACGGCACTACCATTGGCGAAAATGATGACGGCCCCGATGGAACCACAAATTCGCTGCTGTTTATGCGGATTAATCAAGATGGCAATTACATCCTGCGGGTGCGTCCTTACGGCGGCCAGGGCAGCGGGCGGTTCACGCTCAAGGTGACTCGGCTACGGCCCATCTAGCTGTGTTGATACATCTAGCTGTGTTGATAAAAGCCAGAGAAAATGGCGATCGCCCTTCAAAAGGGGTTGCCAAGATCTCTCAAAGTCTGTTAGCTTAATTAAGCGCTGAAGTTTTCCAAAAGTGCTTGGCCTTCTCCAAGGCTTTAGGGAGCTTCATCTGCCGGGATAGCTCAGTTGGTAGAGCAGAGGACTGAAAATCCTCGTGTCGGCGGTTCAAGTCCGCCTCCTGGCATTGTTTCAGTATGCACATCTTTTTCTATTAGGAAAGATGTTAAGAAAGGGTGCCTTTTGAGGGGCACCCGACGCATCAGGAAGATTTAGTTACGAATGTGGATTCAACCCGCCGCTATTCTTGCGCCCACTCGAAGGCTTCGCGCTTGGCGTAGATATTGCGGACATGCTTTTTCACGGTGTCTACGGTGATGTGCAGATTGGCGGCGATCGCCTTATAGGTCCAGTTGAGGTGGCGCAACAGCCACACCTCTGCCTCGCGTTCCGTCAGTCCGTAGCGTTCTCGTTCGGCGATCGCCCGTTTGCGGGCAGACTGCATCCGGTCCTCGATCGTCACACGCAGGCACGGCTGCTCTACTGATTCCAGCGAGATCCACTCCACCCGAACTCGCAAAGGATTGTTGTTGCTGGTGAGGATTTCGTCTTCTAGAATCACGGTCGTATCCTGGTGTAGCGCTCGGTTATTCACCAGCATTTGGCAAATGCGCCAGATCTGGTTGGGCAAGCGCATAGTTTTCAACCCATCAGGCGATAACATTCGGCAAATTTCATGGGCTGAGCGATTGGCGTAGATGACCTCGCCGCGATCGCTCACAATCAGCACACCATCGATAAAGCTCTCGAAAATCGCTTGCAGTAAAAAGTTGCTGTTCATGGGGGCTTTCCAAAATACACTGCATTTGCCTCGGCGAATGAAA contains:
- a CDS encoding metallophosphoesterase, with translation MHPLLTGPLTLESVTVRIADLPPSCDGLRIAQLSDFHYDGLGLSDTLLEEAIALVNRLQPDLVALTGDFVTHDPSPIEPLSEHLKMLHSRLGSFAVLGNHDSYRPGAADYITRTLTAAGIEVLRNQIAYPLGEMFPVVGLADFWSKAFSPKVLEALPPDTPRLVLSHNPDSAAELANHRVDLQLSGHTHGGQIVLPGVRSPQRLYFSFCARLPRSIRRRLPFGKKECARVVRHWDWAQGLHQVGSNQLYVNRGLGTYLPGRFLCPPEVTLLTLRTA
- a CDS encoding peroxiredoxin, with the translated sequence MALSVGAHAPGFTVKDTNGNTVSLADYAGKTVVLYFYPKDDTPGCTKEACSFRDSYSAYQDKDIVVFGVSRDDEASHQAFTQKFNLPFPLLADVDGILTSAYDVDGGGYSKRVTYVIDGDGKIAKVYDSVKTETHATDILADLGL
- the sufD gene encoding Fe-S cluster assembly protein SufD — translated: MTVQVSPEVNTPISPAAAQRAEFLQHLRQLARAIPSQVAALEPLRDRALSQLQGRVFPTSRDEEWRFNDLSALLNLKLAVAEAEPTMRLDDLEAFFMPETASRRLVFINGAYSENLSALGDVPSGVTVSSLAGLDAAWTERLQPYLAQQPNAEELFTTLNTAGLSDVAVVFVPKNVEAAEPIRLLFVSTAADTPTFSQPRVLVLAEANSSITLLEDYLALSEGSYFVNPVTEVWVGENASVNHTRLQRDSRAAVHIGKTAVSLERSARYTCNAVSLGASLSRHHLEVHPTGEQAEVTLNGLTVATGDQESDLHSAIALSRPHCVTRQLQKNIAGDRAHVIFNGKVFVPQAAQLTDAGQLNRNLLLSSKARIDTKPQLEIVADNVKCTHGATVSQLEADEVFYLQSRGIDATSAQSLLIYAFAYEILEKIPIASLRESLASSSLLRPNS
- the sufC gene encoding Fe-S cluster assembly ATPase SufC; this translates as MIREGSNEVILSVKDLRAEVDSTEILKGVDLEIRAGEIHAIMGLNGSGKSTFSKVIAGHPDYEVTGGEVIYLGQNLLEMEPEARSRSGIFLAFQYPLEIPGVSNLDFLRVAYNAKRKHQGLEELDAFDFDELVREKLDVVKMDASFLSRSVNEGFSGGEKKRNEILQMALLEPKLAILDETDSGLDIDALKVVADGVNQLANAENAMLVITHYQRLLNYIVPDYVHVMANGRIIRTGTKELALELEERGYEWVLEDSTVKA
- a CDS encoding restriction endonuclease subunit R, translating into MSDKFHLRYVEDASFFPEWQTDLPEISPEEQKILDKVKSAYLNLVTDPPVLEKPIQLVMVSPLLLLADFYLSPYQVKTEKVIEVIEENEGVVVTGTLDILVLKEKLWLLVIESKRAALSIESGLAQLLSYLLGRPLLGRPDSDRPGYGLVTNGENFLFIKLMSQDFPVYATSRYFAVRNPGNDLYEVLRILKKIRDC
- a CDS encoding ferredoxin-thioredoxin reductase catalytic domain-containing protein, producing the protein MEKTTQASEKNLELMRSFAESYAKRTGTYFCVDPGVTAVVIEGLAKHKDDLGAPLCPCRHYEDKEAEAAAAYWNCPCVPMRERKECHCMLFLTPDNDFAGDKQEISLDEIRGVTSQY
- the sufR gene encoding iron-sulfur cluster biosynthesis transcriptional regulator SufR, which produces MTATQQPSTKQDILHYLAKQGQVSAQALAEHFGISPQAIRRHLKDLTDEGLVEHEAMQVGMGRPNYLYRLSREGRDRLPERYDEFAVSLLTTLAETVGPDQMGSILRKQWEQKALEYRKQVGSGTLQERVMRLVDLRKAEGLYGPSGILWNLKARRQNRSSLLRNITALFRILPSHFLVSVGTNWKCLRWRWGIVECSGPTG
- a CDS encoding PPC domain-containing protein, translated to MTHFRSLNASLLLSVASLLIGLGTPAYAQSATQQGRTMYNPIPLPSSNEVTDTLSDKDIPTGFGGFARDYVVTFQKGDQVVMDLLSDEFDTIITLIAPDGTTIGENDDGPDGTTNSLLFMRINQDGNYILRVRPYGGQGSGRFTLKVTRLRPI
- a CDS encoding helix-turn-helix transcriptional regulator, which produces MNSNFLLQAIFESFIDGVLIVSDRGEVIYANRSAHEICRMLSPDGLKTMRLPNQIWRICQMLVNNRALHQDTTVILEDEILTSNNNPLRVRVEWISLESVEQPCLRVTIEDRMQSARKRAIAERERYGLTEREAEVWLLRHLNWTYKAIAANLHITVDTVKKHVRNIYAKREAFEWAQE